In Archangium violaceum, the following are encoded in one genomic region:
- a CDS encoding tetratricopeptide repeat protein produces the protein MGGVRNGKDAGSPETADARQRSPAGMPPSREGADVPDLVERHRQSASRLLNEGHAARAFGELVRASRSLPMTPRLASVLVAFSLRAGTEAAAIALLSSALGNTRGETRRAVRLQLARLLRRVNQLPRAIEALQALVDESPGDRHARRLLDVLFRRIGHETTPPSAFAPLEARAPRRQEERTTEDPIHRSETVEFSSPWTEDEHTVEASGPPDARFAPRAPQPPARAAAEPSPESPRTVLEMPAVWSQDEVTAGASELPFGVAVAPSAPPRDDSAGAAFSHRRLTLEVPTVRPEEPSTKAPVSRLKAPLIPPPAGLKANAPVPWSGDEDTEPSRQLVPRQEDPEEARQEAQLIARRAWRELAQFYLARADRAKDLAVRTDILTRLAELLEDELRDPAGAARVYGQIVALTGDKAALAEQVRLVSEHGDGDEWVVLRVLDEAVQRASNPRARAAAFLARGERLLSTGEVARARADFEAAAAINPGSLPALMGLARCAPEADRARACERLRVALAAVPRRSPYRVEGLRCLAEISGGPLVNAKLAYWAWTEVLAESPEDVHAQDKLLALARQLGDKAGFSRLLRARIDREPRGLVARKARLELVATLEALGDREAALAELRQAVRFEPGHKEAWLLLVDRLIALKQHGEAAWALEHAATATEDDEERLGTWERLARFCRETLGDAARAQVYANRADNLRKAISERTAPTLHPEPPRSAAPKRESSGPRTGVLIPPPGAVELTPTPAAPAAPPPAAEPESARTVLEMPAVGELLGTWKPEAPAKASAPAPAPALEPPDAPVPVEITRVIAWEAPPGKMDPVRRRVRGGPGPAEPSVPTVPPAPVKPAPAAAPVEARPAAIERVRERPLEAAGYRELSAFFMSRGDTARGSLMAEVASALEGGKDIVPRPPRRTLTPEERAGLRHPGLRKPAGELLASVGLALCRLFPTFGRAAGSTEPLRSDAGPGARAAQEALLFVSRILDVQIPEVFLSEDEGPPFTLVHPGAPRLLVGRSAVRQVLPEPELRFFAGRALASLGPDLLALRCLKKDQLLRAVAILASVLRGGSELGPESRVVRDALHPSARSRALLLLESAQREFDASALAEAARHSANRAGLVACGGPGPAVAAMRALKSSEQELVELVRFAASERYLPLRG, from the coding sequence ATGGGTGGCGTGAGAAACGGCAAGGATGCCGGTTCGCCGGAAACGGCCGATGCGCGCCAGCGCTCGCCCGCTGGCATGCCTCCGTCCAGGGAGGGTGCTGACGTGCCCGATCTCGTGGAACGCCACCGCCAGAGTGCCTCCCGCCTGTTGAACGAGGGGCATGCGGCGCGGGCCTTCGGTGAGCTGGTGCGGGCCAGCCGCTCCCTGCCCATGACGCCGCGCCTGGCCTCGGTGCTCGTCGCCTTCTCGCTGCGCGCGGGGACCGAGGCCGCCGCCATCGCCCTGCTGTCCTCCGCCCTCGGCAATACCCGGGGAGAGACCCGCCGCGCCGTACGGCTCCAGCTCGCGCGCTTGCTGCGCCGGGTGAACCAGCTCCCCCGCGCCATCGAGGCCCTCCAGGCGCTCGTCGACGAGTCTCCCGGAGACCGTCACGCCCGCCGGCTCCTCGATGTCCTCTTCCGCCGCATCGGCCACGAGACCACGCCTCCCAGCGCCTTCGCCCCCCTGGAAGCGCGGGCACCCAGGCGCCAGGAGGAGCGCACCACCGAGGATCCGATCCATCGGAGCGAGACCGTCGAGTTCTCCTCGCCCTGGACGGAAGACGAGCACACGGTGGAGGCCTCGGGCCCGCCGGATGCGCGGTTCGCGCCTCGCGCTCCCCAACCCCCTGCCAGGGCCGCCGCGGAGCCATCCCCCGAGTCGCCGCGCACCGTCCTCGAGATGCCGGCCGTCTGGTCGCAGGACGAGGTCACCGCCGGGGCGTCCGAGCTGCCGTTCGGGGTCGCCGTGGCTCCTTCTGCTCCCCCGCGGGACGACTCCGCCGGGGCGGCCTTCAGCCACCGCCGTCTGACCCTGGAGGTCCCTACCGTCCGGCCGGAGGAGCCCTCCACCAAGGCTCCGGTGTCGCGGCTCAAGGCCCCGCTCATTCCGCCACCCGCCGGGCTCAAGGCCAACGCTCCCGTTCCCTGGAGTGGTGACGAGGACACGGAGCCCTCGCGCCAGCTGGTGCCCCGGCAGGAGGATCCGGAGGAGGCGCGCCAGGAGGCCCAGCTTATCGCGCGCCGGGCGTGGCGCGAGCTGGCGCAGTTCTACCTGGCCCGCGCGGATCGCGCGAAGGACCTGGCGGTCCGCACCGACATCCTCACGCGGCTCGCCGAGCTGCTGGAGGACGAGCTGAGGGATCCGGCGGGCGCCGCCCGGGTGTACGGGCAGATCGTCGCCCTCACCGGAGACAAGGCCGCGCTCGCGGAGCAGGTCCGGCTGGTGTCCGAGCACGGTGACGGCGACGAGTGGGTGGTGCTGCGCGTACTCGACGAGGCGGTGCAGCGCGCGAGCAACCCCCGGGCCCGTGCCGCCGCCTTCCTGGCTCGCGGCGAGCGGCTGCTGTCCACCGGCGAGGTGGCCCGGGCGCGCGCGGACTTCGAGGCGGCGGCGGCCATCAATCCCGGCTCGCTCCCGGCGCTGATGGGGCTCGCCCGATGCGCGCCCGAGGCGGACCGGGCCCGTGCCTGCGAGCGCCTGCGCGTGGCGCTCGCCGCCGTGCCCCGCCGCTCGCCCTACCGCGTGGAGGGATTGCGGTGCCTCGCGGAGATTTCCGGAGGGCCCCTCGTCAACGCGAAGCTGGCGTACTGGGCCTGGACGGAGGTGCTCGCGGAGAGCCCCGAGGACGTGCACGCCCAGGACAAGCTCCTGGCGCTGGCGCGGCAGCTCGGGGACAAGGCCGGATTCAGCCGCCTGCTGCGTGCCCGCATCGACCGTGAGCCGCGCGGGCTGGTGGCGCGCAAGGCCCGGCTGGAGCTGGTGGCCACGCTGGAGGCCCTGGGAGACCGCGAGGCCGCGCTCGCCGAGCTGCGCCAGGCGGTGCGCTTCGAGCCCGGTCACAAGGAGGCGTGGCTGCTGCTGGTGGACCGGCTCATCGCGCTCAAACAGCACGGCGAGGCCGCGTGGGCCCTGGAGCACGCCGCCACCGCCACCGAGGATGATGAGGAGCGCCTGGGCACGTGGGAGCGCCTCGCGCGCTTCTGCCGCGAGACGCTCGGGGACGCGGCCCGAGCGCAGGTGTACGCCAACCGGGCGGACAACCTCCGCAAGGCCATCTCGGAGCGCACGGCGCCCACGCTGCACCCCGAGCCGCCTCGCAGCGCCGCCCCCAAGCGCGAGTCGAGCGGTCCGCGCACCGGCGTCCTCATTCCTCCGCCCGGCGCGGTGGAGCTCACGCCCACGCCAGCGGCGCCAGCGGCCCCGCCACCCGCCGCCGAGCCGGAGTCGGCGCGCACGGTCCTCGAGATGCCCGCGGTCGGCGAGCTGCTGGGCACCTGGAAGCCAGAGGCCCCCGCCAAGGCGTCCGCGCCCGCTCCCGCTCCCGCGCTCGAGCCTCCCGACGCACCCGTGCCCGTGGAGATCACCCGGGTCATCGCCTGGGAGGCGCCTCCCGGGAAGATGGACCCCGTGCGCCGCCGTGTCCGGGGAGGACCCGGCCCCGCCGAGCCCTCCGTCCCCACGGTGCCTCCCGCGCCCGTCAAGCCCGCGCCGGCCGCGGCCCCGGTGGAGGCGCGGCCGGCGGCCATCGAGCGCGTGCGCGAGCGTCCGCTCGAGGCGGCCGGCTATCGGGAGCTCTCGGCCTTCTTCATGAGCCGGGGCGACACGGCGCGTGGCTCGCTGATGGCGGAGGTGGCCTCGGCGCTCGAGGGCGGGAAGGATATTGTCCCCCGGCCTCCGCGCCGGACGCTCACCCCCGAGGAGCGCGCGGGCCTTCGCCATCCCGGCCTGCGCAAACCGGCGGGAGAGCTGCTCGCCTCCGTGGGCCTCGCCCTCTGCCGCCTCTTTCCCACCTTCGGACGGGCCGCGGGCTCCACCGAGCCCCTTCGCTCGGATGCGGGCCCCGGTGCACGGGCCGCCCAGGAGGCGCTGCTGTTCGTCTCGCGCATCCTCGACGTGCAGATTCCGGAGGTCTTCCTCTCCGAGGACGAGGGCCCTCCCTTCACGCTCGTCCACCCGGGGGCCCCGCGCTTGTTGGTGGGGCGGAGCGCGGTGCGCCAGGTGCTGCCGGAGCCGGAGCTGCGCTTCTTCGCCGGGCGGGCCCTGGCCAGCCTCGGGCCGGATCTGCTCGCGCTGCGCTGCTTGAAGAAGGACCAGTTGCTGCGCGCGGTGGCCATCCTGGCCTCGGTGCTGCGTGGAGGCTCGGAGCTCGGCCCCGAGTCTCGCGTGGTGCGAGATGCGCTGCACCCCAGTGCGCGCTCGCGGGCGCTGCTGCTGCTGGAGTCGGCCCAGCGAGAGTTCGATGCCTCGGCGCTCGCGGAGGCGGCGCGCCACTCGGCCAACCGCGCGGGATTGGTGGCCTGTGGAGGCCCGGGACCGGCCGTGGCGGCGATGCGGGCCCTCAAGTCCAGCGAGCAGGAGCTGGTGGAGCTGGTGCGCTTCGCGGCCTCGGAGCGCTACCTCCCGTTGCGCGGCTGA